In Mustela lutreola isolate mMusLut2 chromosome 1, mMusLut2.pri, whole genome shotgun sequence, one genomic interval encodes:
- the CLP1 gene encoding polyribonucleotide 5'-hydroxyl-kinase Clp1 encodes MGEEANDDKKPTTKFELERETELRFEVEASQSVQLELLAGMAEIFGTELTRNKKFTFDAGAKVAVFTWHGCSLQLSGRTEVAYVSKDTPMLLYLNTHTALEQMRRQAEKEEERGPRVMVVGPTDVGKSTVCRLLLNYAVRLGRRPTYVELDVGQGSVSIPGTMGALYIERPADVEEGFSIQAPLVYHFGSTTPGTNIKLYNKITSRLADVFNQRCEVNRRASVSGCVINTCGWVKGSGYQALVHAASAFEVDVVVVLDQERLYNELKRDLPHFVRTVLLPKSGGVVERSKDFRRECRDERIREYFYGFRGCFYPHAFNVKFSDVKIYKVGAPTIPDSCLPLGMSQEDNQLKLVPVTPGRDMVHHLLSVSTAEGTEENLSETSVAGFIVVTSVDLEHQVFTVLSPAPRPLPKNFLLIMDIRFMDLK; translated from the exons ATGGGAGAGGAGGCCAACGATGACAAGAAGCCAACAACTAAATTTGAACTAGAGCGAGAAACAGAACTTCGCTTTGAGGTGGAGGCATCTCAGTCAGTTCAGTTGGAGCTGCTGGCCGGCATGGCAGAAATCTTTGGCACAGAGCTGACCCGAAACAAGAAATTCACCTTTGATGCTGGTGCCAAGGTGGCTGTTTTCACTTGGCATGGCTGTTCTTTACAGCTGAGTGGCCGCACCGAGGTGGCTTATGTCTCCAAGGACACACCTATGTTGCTTTATCTCAACACTCACACAGCTTTGGAGCAGATGAGGAGGCAGGCGGAGAAGGAAGAAGAGCGAGGCCCCCGGGTGATGGTAGTGGGCCCCACTGATGTGGGCAAGTCCACAGTGTGTCGTCTACTGCTCAACTATGCAGTGCGTTTGGGCCGCCGTCCCACTTAtgtggagctggatgtgggccAGGGCTCCGTTTCCATCCCTGGTACCATGGGGGCCCTCTACATTGAGCGGCCAGCAGATGTTGAAGAGGGATTCTCTATCCAAGCCCCTTTGGTATATCATTTTGGCTCCACGACTCCTGGCACCAACATCAAGCTTTATAATAAG ATTACATCTCGGTTAGCGGACGTGTTCAATCAAAGGTGTGAAGTGAACCGAAGGGCCTCTGTGAGTGGCTGTGTCATTAACACCTGTGGCTGGGTCAAGGGCTCTGGGTACCAGGCCCTGGTGCACGCAGCCTCAGCCTTTGAGGTCGATGTGGTAGTGGTTCTGGATCAAGAACGACTGTACAATGAACTAAAACGGGATCTGCCTCACTTTGTCCGCACTGTTCTGCTCCCTAAATCGGGGGGTGTGGTTGAACGCTCCAAAGACTTCCGACGAGAATGTAGGGATGAGCGTATCCGTGAGTATTTCTATGGATTCCGGGGCTGTTTCTATCCCCATGCCTTCAATGTCAAATTTTCAGATGTGAAAATCTACAAAGTTGGGGCACCCACCATTCCAGACTCCTGTTTGCCTTTGGGTATGTCTCAGGAGGACAATCAGCTCAAGCTAGTACCTGTCACACCTGGCCGAGATATGGTGCACCACCTCCTGAGTGTTAGCACTGCTGAGGGCACAGAGGAGAACCTTTCCGAGACCAGTGTGGCTGGCTTCATCGTGGTGACCAGTGTGGACCTGGAACATCAGGTGTTTACtgttctctctccagcccctCGCCCACTGCCCAAGAACTTCCTTCTCATCATGGATATCCGGTTCATGGATCTTAAGTAG